One genomic window of Branchiostoma floridae strain S238N-H82 chromosome 4, Bfl_VNyyK, whole genome shotgun sequence includes the following:
- the LOC118413340 gene encoding toll-like receptor Tollo yields the protein MVQGEVNSTVAPWNERVDCSRRSLLIVPTDVPSLTTILHLEANSIRLVYRSAFAEGMIIKVLHLSHNNITNVESMAFSHLPFLEILYLDANNIDDIAGSEFLGIANLKELYLNRSRVRAIGRNAFIHLPSLKVLHLENNLLTTLTKDQFSTLTYLQRLALTGNSFRCDCDILWLKYWMKNKESIMVGQNISCTHLQSQVKETIQTLLEDTLGCNLAEAARKNKITISLSVVVVLLSLLIILGIWLYKRKEALQVYLYSRYGWRFREEQEDMAKPYDAFLSYSQHDLDFIIHTLLPGLETRTPPFRVCLHHRDFVPGILIADNILNAVEESRRTIVVISRHFLESEWCQLEFQAAHAQVLQDRANRLIMILLEDIPVDDAPPEIRHYLKTNTYLKWGDERFWERLVYVMPRPRPPELLVENMEEQLEMHEANEQEM from the coding sequence ATGGTCCAAGGAGAAGTGAACTCAACTGTGGCCCCCTGGAATGAACGCGTGGATTGCTCAAGGCGGTCCCTTTTGATCGTTCCCACTGACGTTCCTAGTCTAACGACAATCCTTCACCTGGAGGCAAACAGCATTCGGTTGGTTTACCGATCTGCCTTTGCGGAAGGTATGATTATCAAAGTGTTGCACCTTAGCCACAACAACATCACAAACGTTGAGTCAATGGCATTTAGTCATCTTCCGTTTTTGGAAATCCTCTACTTGGATGCCAACAACATAGATGATATCGCAGGCAGTGAATTTCTGGGTATAGCAAATCTGAAGGAACTGTACCTTAACAGATCTAGGGTGAGGGCTATTGGCAGGAATGCATTTATTCACTTGCCATCATTGAAAGTATTGCATCTAGAAAACAACCTGTTGACAACATTGACCAAGGACCAGTTTTCCACGTTAACTTACCTGCAACGTTTGGCACTGACTGGAAACAGCTTTAGATGTGACTGTGACATTCTGTGGTTGAAATATTGGATGAAAAACAAAGAATCAATTATGGTGGGACAGAACATCAGTTGTACACACCTTCAGAGCCAAGTCAAGGAAACGATCCAGACTCTTTTAGAGGACACTCTCGGTTGTAATCTGGCTGAAGcggcaagaaaaaacaaaataaccatAAGTTTGTCAGTCGTGgttgttcttctttctttactGATAATACTTGGTATATGGCTGTACAAAAGAAAGGAAGCTCTACAAGTTTATCTCTATTCCCGGTATGGATGGCGGTTCCGAGAAGAGCAGGAAGACATGGCAAAACCTTACGATGCCTTCCTGTCCTACAGCCAACATGACCTGGACTTTATCATCCATACTCTTCTGCCAGGCCTCGAGACGAGAACGCCCCCTTTCCGAGTGTGCCTCCACCACCGTGACTTTGTTCCGGGAATTCTCATAGCCGACAATATCTTAAACGCAGTTGAGGAGAGCAGGCGCACCATCGTTGTGATCTCCCGACACTTCTTGGAAAGCGAATGGTGTCAGTTGGAATTTCAAGCCGCGCATGCGCAGGTGCTACAAGATCGCGCCAACCGTTTGATCATGATTCTTCTGGAGGACATTCCTGTGGACGACGCCCCTCCGGAAATCAGGCATTACCTAAAGACAAACACGTATCTGAAGTGGGGGGACGAACGGTTCTGGGAACGGCTGGTTTATGTCATGCCCAGACCGAGGCCACCTGAGCTACTCGTAGAAAATATGGAAGAACAACTAGAAATGCACGAGGCAAATGAACAGGAAATGTAA
- the LOC118413549 gene encoding leucine-rich repeat-containing protein 15-like: MAKFLLSCIIAICCASLSIAMDSASNSYSQPTTSEILVGKGPGWECKYTTMPPYMYNCGCTRISELRLADVNFFDNTVTDLWVPCNAKLPSYNASVFDGLPSFIRQIKIWDCFEEEVGKEVLYGLINIDSLDLVNMLSLFVNRVLDHWITEPLAPVRLDPELFASVPQLRKLNLRWLFMDTFPEALYHKINGQAPLQNMLELDLSWNRIPDVKSEYFSNMIKLNVLDISFNHIHNLSDSLLMLRNLQRLHIKGNHIESLDGSPFKTLRELSTLVLSQMRPIINITLPGHVGHKYPQRGALRFIHPSSFVGLWNLKELQIDINSIELIQNGTFDPLIKLEQLNLSVGLISTIEEDGFRGLQSLSSLDLSYNNLSCIGNSVFENLPALLKLNLEGNYPREPL, translated from the coding sequence ATGGCGAAATTTCTGCTCTCTTGCATTATCGCCATCTGTTGTGCCAGTCTTAGCATTGCCATGGATTCTGCATCCAACAGCTACAGCCAACCTACCACCAGCGAGATTTTGGTCGGGAAGGGTCCAGGCTGGGAGTGTAAATACACAACCATGCCACCTTATATGTACAACTGTGGTTGCACACGGATCTCTGAACTACGCCTCGCTGATGTGAACTTCTTCGACAATACGGTCACTGATCTGTGGGTACCATGCAACGCGAAGCTACCGAGCTACAATGCGTCTGTTTTTGACGGGCTACCCTCGTTCATCAGACAAATTAAAATCTGGGATTGTTTTGAGGAGGAGGTTGGGAAGGAAGTGCTATACGGGTTGATAAACATAGATTCTCTGGATCTGGTAAACATGTTGTCGCTTTTCGTCAATAGGGTTCTCGACCATTGGATAACGGAACCACTCGCTCCGGTGAGGCTAGATCCCGAGCTGTTTGCCTCCGTGCCCCAGCTGAGGAAACTGAACCTGCGCTGGCTTTTCATGGACACGTTTCCGGAGGCCCTCTATCATAAAATAAATGGACAAGCACCCCTTCAAAACATGTTGGAACTGGACCTTTCTTGGAACAGAATTCCAGACGTTAAATCAGAGTATTTCAGCAATATGATAAAGCTGAATGTTCTCGATATATCTTTCAATCATATACACAACTTATCCGATTCACTTTTGATGTTGCGAAATCTGCAACGTCTCCATATCAAAGGCAACCACATTGAAAGTCTGGATGGTTCGCCTTTCAAAACTTTGAGAGAGCTCAGCACCTTAGTATTATCCCAAATGCGCCCGATCATAAATATAACTTTACCGGGACATGTGGGACACAAATATCCCCAGCGAGGGGCACTTCGGTTTATTCATCCAAGTTCCTTCGTAGGTTTGTGGAATCTCAAGGAACTTCAGATTGATATCAATAGCATTGAACTGATACAGAATGGAACATTTGACCCACTCATCAAACTAGAACAATTAAACCTATCTGTTGGACTCATATCCACGATTGAAGAGGATGGATTTCGAGGGTTGCAATCTCTGAGCTCGTTGGACCTGAGCTATAACAATCTGTCATGCATcggaaattctgtttttgaaAACTTGCCTGCCTTGCTTAAACTGAATCTGGAAGGCAATTATCCCAGAGAACCTTTATAA
- the LOC118413347 gene encoding tetraspanin-4-like, which translates to MAVGFAMNCVKSLLILFNFIFWLLGVGLVAVGASIIGDGKIIHALSLTEYDQQLLTSTCNAMIAVGVFAILIGFLGCAGAAWENKCLLGAFLVIMGVLALMEIIIGGVALANKHKAESYLKDKIDHISDTPYRNMTEGMKKFVDVVQTGFRCCGMETVTDWAPDYPGTCNCTQKKADDVGDDSSRCDAATGRWAQPCDGKLIGNLRAAIGAMAGMPIAVAFATFAGMAMAFVLFRSKDGGPPSFIIRGHEYKAFA; encoded by the exons ATGGCGGTTGGTTTCGCTATGAACTGCGTCAAGTCCCTGTTGATTCTCTTCAACTTCATATTTTGG TTGCTAGGCGTTGGTCTTGTCGCCGTTGGCGCCTCCATCATCGGGGACGGTAAGATCATCCACGCCCTGAGCCTGACGGAGTACGACCAGCAGCTGCTCACCTCCACCTGTAACGCCATGATCGCTGTCGGAGTCTTCGCCATCCTCATCGGCTTCCTGGGGTGCGCAGGCGCGGCGTGGGAGAACAAGTGCCTGCTGGGAGCG TTCCTCGTCATCATGGGAGTCTTGGCGCTGATGGAGATTATCATCGGTGGTGTCGCCCTGGCTAACAAACATAAG GCGGAGAGCTATCTGAAAGACAAAATAGACCACATCAGCGACACGCCGTACCGGAACATGACTGAGGGAATGAAGAAGTTTGTGGATGTGGTACAGACTGGG TTCCGCTGCTGTGGTATGGAGACTGTGACAGACTGGGCGCCGGACTATCCTGGAACCTGCAACTGCACACAGAAGAAGGCTGATGACGTGGGGGACGATAGCAGTAGGTGTGACGCTGCGACAGGCAGATGGGCACAG CCATGTGACGGAAAGCTCATAGGTAACCTCCGGGCCGCCATCGGTGCCATGGCGGGCATGCCGATAGCTGTCGCTTTCGCTACG TTTGCTGGAATGGCCATGGCCTTCGTGCTCTTCCGCAGCAAAGATGGCGGACCGCCTAGCTTCATCATCAGAGGACACGAATACAAGGCCTTCGCCTAA